One Gloeothece verrucosa PCC 7822 DNA window includes the following coding sequences:
- a CDS encoding histidine phosphatase family protein, translating into MVNQTVWIARHGNRLDFVNPEWFNTAIRRYDPPLSEDGIIQAQQLGQRLKSENIAHIFASPFLRTIQTANQVAEALDLPIKLEAGLSEWLNPAWMTEAPQTHPKELLQLEYPRIDWRYTSRVIPQYPESEETMMRRSAETARQLVTQFSEDILLVGHGASVLGATWGLVEGNPQIQASLCCLVKIVRNTHTWEMLLKGDTSHLSQTEVIVRFN; encoded by the coding sequence ATGGTCAATCAAACTGTTTGGATCGCTAGACACGGAAACCGCTTAGACTTTGTTAACCCTGAATGGTTCAATACAGCTATCAGGCGCTATGATCCCCCCTTATCTGAAGATGGAATTATCCAAGCCCAACAACTAGGACAACGTTTAAAATCAGAAAATATCGCTCATATTTTTGCATCCCCCTTTTTAAGAACCATCCAAACAGCCAACCAAGTCGCCGAAGCTTTGGATTTACCCATTAAACTCGAAGCCGGACTGAGTGAATGGCTAAATCCTGCATGGATGACGGAAGCCCCCCAAACCCACCCTAAAGAATTATTACAATTAGAGTATCCTCGGATTGATTGGCGCTATACCTCTCGCGTTATTCCCCAGTATCCCGAAAGCGAAGAAACCATGATGCGGCGCAGCGCAGAAACAGCCAGACAATTAGTAACACAATTCAGCGAAGATATTTTATTAGTGGGTCATGGTGCATCAGTTTTAGGGGCAACTTGGGGATTAGTTGAGGGGAATCCTCAGATTCAAGCGTCTTTATGCTGCTTAGTTAAAATAGTCCGTAATACTCATACCTGGGAAATGCTTTTAAAAGGAGATACATCTCATTTGAGTCAAACCGAAGTCATTGTTAGATTTAATTAA
- a CDS encoding metal ABC transporter permease, with the protein MLNFLLDPLNYEFMRNALAIAMIVGLLCPVVGSYLIVQRMALLGDVIAHCVLPGLSISFFLGIDILIGAFTSGILGAFLIAWIRSQSRIKVDSAMALTFSSFFALGVTLISVLKNKLDLDSFLFGDILGVTLTDITRTLIITLLILLTIKLFYKELLFYVFDRNGAQALGLPINTIYTGFMVVITLTIIASMQAVGVILVISLLVGPALAAYLLVKELHQMMMVGAVIGMIASVAGVYLSYYYNLPSGPAIVLVSSTLFLVALFFSPSQGLLTGSEMFARWFRRNH; encoded by the coding sequence ATGCTAAATTTCCTATTAGACCCCCTTAATTATGAGTTTATGAGAAATGCCCTAGCCATCGCTATGATTGTGGGATTACTCTGTCCAGTGGTGGGAAGCTATTTAATCGTTCAGCGTATGGCACTTTTGGGGGATGTCATTGCTCATTGTGTTTTACCGGGACTTTCTATTTCTTTTTTCTTGGGTATAGATATTTTAATTGGGGCCTTTACTTCAGGAATTTTAGGAGCATTTTTAATTGCTTGGATTCGTTCCCAGTCTCGCATTAAAGTTGATTCAGCGATGGCTTTAACTTTCTCGTCGTTTTTTGCCCTAGGAGTTACACTAATTAGTGTTTTAAAAAATAAACTCGATCTCGATAGCTTTTTATTTGGGGACATTTTAGGAGTCACCCTTACCGATATCACTCGCACACTAATTATTACTTTGTTAATTCTATTGACAATTAAACTCTTTTATAAAGAACTTTTGTTTTATGTTTTTGACCGTAATGGGGCACAAGCGCTCGGTTTACCGATTAATACTATTTATACAGGCTTTATGGTAGTGATTACTCTAACCATTATTGCCAGTATGCAAGCTGTTGGCGTGATTTTAGTGATTTCTTTACTGGTGGGTCCGGCTTTAGCCGCTTATCTTTTAGTCAAAGAACTGCATCAGATGATGATGGTGGGGGCAGTGATTGGTATGATAGCCAGTGTAGCAGGAGTTTATCTCAGCTACTACTACAATTTACCCTCGGGTCCGGCCATCGTGCTAGTTTCCTCAACACTGTTTTTAGTGGCATTATTTTTTAGTCCCTCTCAAGGACTGTTGACGGGTAGTGAGATGTTTGCTCGTTGGTTTCGCCGTAATCACTGA
- a CDS encoding thioredoxin family protein, translating to MALTESTMLTLGTTAPDFQLPDTVSGKTISLKTFEDKQGLLVMFICQHCPFVKHVKEELAKLGQDYSQKGLGLVAISANDVANYPNDSPEKLKAMAQELGFNFPFCYDETQAIAKAYTAACTPDFFLFDRKRKLVYRGQLDDSRPGNNKPVSGKDLRAAIEAVLAGKPVGPDQKPSIGCNIKWKPGNEPSY from the coding sequence ATGGCACTCACTGAGTCAACAATGTTAACGCTAGGGACTACAGCACCCGACTTTCAACTACCCGATACGGTGTCTGGGAAAACCATTTCTTTAAAAACATTTGAAGATAAACAAGGGCTTTTGGTGATGTTTATCTGTCAACATTGTCCCTTTGTTAAGCACGTTAAAGAAGAATTAGCCAAATTAGGTCAAGACTACAGCCAAAAAGGGTTAGGCCTTGTAGCTATTAGTGCCAATGATGTCGCTAACTATCCCAATGACTCCCCCGAAAAACTTAAAGCAATGGCCCAGGAATTAGGCTTTAATTTTCCTTTTTGCTATGATGAAACTCAAGCAATAGCCAAAGCTTATACAGCCGCTTGTACTCCCGACTTTTTCCTATTTGATCGGAAGCGAAAATTAGTTTATCGAGGACAACTTGATGATAGTCGTCCTGGTAATAATAAACCCGTAAGCGGCAAAGATTTACGGGCAGCTATTGAGGCGGTTTTGGCAGGTAAACCCGTCGGTCCTGATCAAAAACCCAGTATTGGTTGTAATATCAAATGGAAACCCGGCAATGAACCCTCTTATTAA
- a CDS encoding AmpG family muropeptide MFS transporter, producing MTISPLKVFFNRKMASLLFLGIASGLPLFLTSRTLQAWMTLEKVDLKSIGLFSLVTLPYSLKFLWSPLLDRYIPPFLGRRRGWILLTQIGLTFAIALMALQQPRQSLQLIAINAFLIAFLSASQDIACDAYRTDILEGEEEEGAGASVWVLGYRIGLLIIGSLAFILADQIPWQGVYLCLAGLMALCIIPTFLAPEQKLKTRPPSTLAKAVVLPFKEFFRRKGWLQAGIILLFIIFYRFGDGLINNMATPFLIQTGFSQAYIGTIQGGMGLLATIVGALLGGVMVTQLGINRSLWVFGGLQALSNAAYWVLSLVGKDSTTMVLAINIENFCGGIATAGFVAFLMSLCNPRFSATQFALLSSLMAVSRDILVAPAGAIAQQTGWSLFFLLSIVASLPGFLLLPWFAPWNERVIPLPRPGLK from the coding sequence ATGACCATCTCTCCTCTAAAAGTCTTTTTTAATCGTAAGATGGCATCCCTTCTGTTCTTGGGAATTGCTTCTGGTTTGCCTTTATTTTTAACCAGCCGCACTCTACAAGCTTGGATGACCCTGGAAAAAGTTGACCTCAAATCCATAGGTCTATTTAGTTTAGTAACCTTACCCTATTCTCTTAAATTTCTTTGGTCGCCGCTATTAGATCGCTATATCCCGCCTTTTTTGGGTCGCCGTCGCGGATGGATATTACTGACACAAATTGGGTTAACCTTTGCTATTGCTTTGATGGCTTTGCAACAGCCACGACAATCTCTACAACTGATCGCCATTAACGCCTTTCTAATTGCTTTTTTAAGTGCTAGTCAAGATATCGCTTGTGATGCTTATCGTACCGATATCTTAGAAGGAGAAGAAGAAGAGGGAGCCGGTGCATCAGTATGGGTTTTAGGCTATCGAATAGGACTGTTAATTATTGGCTCATTAGCTTTTATTTTAGCGGATCAAATCCCTTGGCAAGGGGTTTATTTATGTTTAGCCGGGTTAATGGCACTCTGTATTATTCCCACCTTTTTAGCACCAGAACAAAAGCTTAAAACTCGTCCTCCTTCGACTCTTGCTAAAGCTGTGGTTTTACCCTTTAAAGAATTTTTTCGGCGTAAGGGTTGGCTCCAAGCGGGTATCATTCTCTTGTTTATTATCTTCTATCGCTTCGGAGATGGCCTGATTAACAATATGGCTACCCCTTTTTTAATCCAAACTGGCTTTAGTCAAGCCTATATAGGTACTATTCAAGGAGGAATGGGACTTTTAGCCACCATTGTGGGTGCTTTATTGGGCGGCGTAATGGTTACTCAGTTAGGAATTAACCGTTCTCTGTGGGTTTTTGGTGGACTGCAAGCCCTCAGTAATGCGGCTTATTGGGTTCTTTCCCTTGTGGGTAAAGATTCTACAACGATGGTGTTAGCGATTAATATTGAAAATTTTTGTGGGGGAATAGCCACAGCCGGCTTTGTCGCTTTTTTGATGAGTCTGTGTAATCCTCGCTTTTCAGCAACCCAATTTGCTCTACTATCTAGTTTGATGGCTGTTAGTCGAGACATTTTAGTGGCTCCTGCCGGGGCAATTGCTCAACAGACGGGTTGGTCGTTATTCTTTTTGTTATCGATTGTGGCATCATTGCCCGGATTTCTTTTATTACCTTGGTTTGCACCTTGGAATGAGCGAGTCATTCCTTTACCTCGTCCGGGTTTAAAGTAA
- a CDS encoding HAD-IA family hydrolase, with protein MVVKVIIFDFDGTIADTYNAFVEIVNDLSKEFGYKPLTPEDLARLKKLSSREIVQQSEISLIQIPFLLKRVKTELSKIISDLSIFSGLKSCLIQLHKKGYILGIVTSNDQANVQCFLENNQLDSLFDFVYSGTNLFGKHKVINQIIKKYNFSRDEIVYVGDETRDIQSAKASHIKVIAVGWGFNDPEALAKYEPDALINYPYQLIGAVECCNDDCLEMLLVDG; from the coding sequence ATGGTAGTAAAAGTAATTATTTTTGATTTTGACGGGACAATTGCTGACACTTATAATGCTTTTGTAGAGATTGTCAATGATTTGTCTAAAGAATTTGGATATAAGCCTCTTACGCCAGAAGATTTGGCTCGGTTGAAAAAACTCAGTTCGAGGGAAATCGTGCAACAGTCAGAAATTTCTCTCATTCAAATCCCTTTTTTATTAAAAAGAGTTAAAACAGAATTAAGTAAAATTATTAGTGATCTAAGCATTTTTTCTGGATTAAAATCTTGTTTAATACAATTGCATAAAAAAGGATATATTTTAGGAATTGTCACTTCTAATGACCAAGCAAATGTTCAATGTTTTTTAGAAAACAATCAATTAGATAGCCTTTTTGATTTTGTTTATTCAGGCACAAATTTATTTGGAAAACATAAAGTCATTAATCAAATTATCAAAAAATATAATTTTAGCCGCGATGAAATTGTTTATGTAGGAGATGAAACAAGAGATATTCAATCAGCTAAAGCCAGTCATATTAAAGTGATTGCTGTGGGATGGGGATTTAATGACCCTGAAGCTTTAGCCAAATATGAACCCGATGCTTTAATTAATTATCCTTATCAATTAATCGGAGCAGTAGAATGTTGTAATGATGATTGTTTAGAGATGTTATTGGTTGATGGTTAA
- a CDS encoding metal ABC transporter solute-binding protein, Zn/Mn family, giving the protein MNIFSRQIWQTTGVVLIAGMMASCGTSNTTYQENSSSSLTSPTTGKTPSVVVTTTVICDLAKRIAQDSINLTCLLKPGIDAHLYQPLPEDRRAIENASLILYSGYGLEPELIKLIKAASNPAPKVAVAEEAVPKPLLGEEHHHQQAQGEQLPDPHVWHNAENGVQMVEVIESHLETLQPAKAALYHQNAEKLKTELIKIHNWIKTQIATIPPNNRQLITTHDALGYYGNAYGIPVAGALQGLSTDEKPTAARVKELVDEVKASHVPTIFAEVVVNPKLIQAVARDARVKIAQQELYSDSLGEPGSSGDSYPKMLISNTQTILEGLGGKYVAFPAQ; this is encoded by the coding sequence ATGAATATCTTCTCTAGACAAATTTGGCAAACTACAGGCGTTGTTTTGATAGCAGGGATGATGGCCAGTTGTGGCACATCTAATACAACTTATCAAGAGAATTCTAGTTCTAGTCTAACATCTCCTACCACTGGCAAAACTCCCTCAGTAGTAGTAACAACCACTGTAATTTGTGATCTAGCTAAGAGAATAGCCCAGGATAGCATTAATCTAACCTGTCTGCTTAAACCCGGCATAGATGCTCATCTGTATCAACCTTTGCCAGAAGACCGCAGAGCCATTGAAAATGCGTCGCTGATTTTATACTCGGGTTATGGTTTAGAACCAGAACTCATTAAACTTATTAAAGCGGCTTCTAACCCTGCACCAAAAGTAGCCGTCGCCGAGGAAGCGGTGCCTAAGCCTTTATTAGGAGAAGAACATCATCACCAACAAGCCCAAGGTGAGCAACTGCCGGACCCTCATGTCTGGCATAATGCAGAAAATGGTGTGCAGATGGTAGAAGTCATTGAGAGTCATCTCGAGACATTACAACCAGCCAAAGCGGCTTTATATCATCAAAATGCTGAAAAGCTGAAGACGGAATTAATAAAAATCCACAATTGGATTAAAACTCAAATTGCTACAATTCCCCCAAATAACCGCCAATTAATCACCACACACGATGCACTAGGATACTATGGGAATGCCTATGGAATTCCGGTAGCAGGAGCATTACAAGGGTTAAGCACTGATGAAAAACCCACAGCCGCTAGAGTGAAAGAATTAGTAGATGAAGTTAAAGCGAGTCATGTCCCGACGATTTTTGCCGAAGTTGTGGTTAATCCTAAGCTGATTCAAGCTGTTGCTAGGGATGCTAGGGTGAAGATTGCACAACAGGAGCTATATTCTGATAGTTTAGGCGAACCGGGATCTAGTGGTGATAGTTACCCGAAAATGCTTATCAGCAATACTCAGACTATTTTAGAAGGGCTTGGGGGCAAATATGTTGCTTTTCCAGCCCAGTAA
- the tatC gene encoding twin-arginine translocase subunit TatC, with protein MLPTDTQTSEHDYTPYLDEIPDEVEMSIFDHLEELRMRIFYALIAVLVGVIGCFIFVRPLVQILEMPAQGVKFLQLAPGEFFFVSLKVAGYSGIVVASPFILYQVIQFVLPGLTRRERGLLGPVVLGSSILFFAGLVFAYVALIPAALKFFISYGADLVEQSWSIDKYFEFVLLLLFSTGLAFQIPVIQLILGYLNIVSSAKMLSGWRYVILAGVILGAVLTPSTDPLTQSLLAGAVLGLYFGGIGMVKLTGH; from the coding sequence ATGTTACCAACAGACACACAAACTTCCGAACATGATTACACCCCTTATCTAGATGAAATACCCGATGAAGTGGAGATGTCTATCTTCGATCATCTCGAAGAACTGCGAATGCGGATCTTTTATGCTTTAATTGCTGTGCTTGTTGGAGTCATCGGGTGTTTTATTTTTGTTAGACCTCTAGTTCAAATCCTAGAAATGCCGGCCCAAGGGGTAAAATTTCTTCAACTCGCCCCAGGTGAATTCTTTTTTGTTTCTTTAAAAGTCGCTGGATATAGTGGAATAGTGGTAGCGAGTCCCTTTATTCTCTATCAAGTTATTCAATTTGTTTTACCCGGACTGACTCGTCGAGAACGTGGTTTACTCGGACCAGTGGTATTAGGATCGAGTATTCTTTTCTTTGCGGGACTGGTTTTTGCCTATGTTGCCCTTATTCCTGCCGCCCTCAAATTTTTTATTAGTTATGGCGCTGATCTGGTAGAACAATCTTGGTCTATTGATAAATATTTTGAATTTGTTCTGTTGTTATTATTTAGTACAGGATTAGCCTTTCAAATACCTGTAATTCAGTTAATCTTGGGCTATTTAAACATTGTCTCATCGGCGAAAATGCTCTCAGGTTGGCGCTATGTAATTTTAGCAGGGGTAATTTTAGGCGCTGTCTTAACCCCATCCACTGATCCTTTAACTCAGTCTCTGTTAGCGGGTGCTGTTTTGGGGCTATATTTTGGTGGGATCGGTATGGTTAAACTGACGGGTCATTAG
- a CDS encoding formylglycine-generating enzyme family protein, producing MAQTPQPSAKLQGNFLDKLLIFGGSVGLIGIVVLLLIRSRLKLSTSKLSETISSLQVLEFNRDKFPTPTLDNKGNIIDSREYSAQYFIEKLSNNIHLDMTYLSGGIFTMGSPAEEGKDQEKPQHEVIIQPFFMAKYPITQAQWKAVAMLPKVKRSLNLEPSKFKGDNRPVENVSWYDAVEFCQRLSVVSKREYRLPSEAEWEYATRATTNTPFYLGETLTTDFANYKGIFSYAGEPKGEDRHQTTVVNQFPPNAFGLYDLHGNIGEWCADTWHDNYQDAPTDGKAWIKNKDQNYRVSSPVRGGAWIGLPDDCRSAARRLEKRDQCNPYTGFRVVCEVGNIVIPERA from the coding sequence ATGGCTCAAACACCTCAGCCATCAGCCAAATTACAGGGGAATTTTCTGGATAAACTGTTAATTTTTGGAGGAAGCGTTGGACTAATAGGAATAGTAGTATTATTGTTGATTCGCTCCCGTTTAAAGCTTTCAACCTCAAAATTGAGTGAAACGATTTCATCTCTCCAAGTTCTCGAATTTAATAGAGATAAATTTCCAACTCCGACTTTAGATAACAAGGGAAATATTATTGATAGTCGAGAATATTCAGCCCAATATTTTATCGAAAAATTGAGTAATAATATTCATTTGGACATGACCTACCTCTCAGGTGGAATATTTACTATGGGCAGCCCCGCCGAAGAAGGAAAAGATCAAGAAAAACCCCAACATGAAGTGATTATTCAACCTTTTTTCATGGCTAAATATCCCATCACTCAGGCACAATGGAAAGCGGTCGCTATGTTACCAAAAGTCAAGCGCTCTCTTAATCTTGAGCCGTCAAAATTTAAAGGAGATAACCGCCCCGTCGAAAATGTTTCTTGGTATGATGCGGTAGAGTTTTGTCAGAGGCTTTCGGTTGTCAGTAAACGAGAATATCGACTGCCCTCAGAAGCTGAATGGGAATATGCCACTCGTGCCACCACTAATACCCCTTTTTATTTGGGTGAAACCCTTACTACAGATTTCGCTAATTATAAAGGGATTTTTAGTTATGCTGGAGAGCCTAAAGGAGAAGACCGACACCAAACCACCGTCGTTAATCAATTTCCGCCCAATGCTTTTGGATTATACGATTTACATGGGAATATAGGGGAATGGTGTGCAGATACTTGGCATGATAATTATCAAGATGCTCCTACTGATGGCAAGGCATGGATTAAAAATAAAGACCAAAATTATCGAGTATCCTCTCCTGTGCGAGGTGGTGCATGGATCGGTCTTCCTGATGACTGTCGCTCGGCGGCTCGTAGATTAGAAAAACGAGATCAATGTAACCCCTATACAGGGTTTCGAGTTGTTTGTGAGGTAGGAAATATTGTTATTCCTGAAAGAGCATGA
- a CDS encoding zinc-dependent alcohol dehydrogenase family protein — translation MKAIVMTESGAPDVLQLQDVPQPKIKNPTEVLIKLKAAGINPVDTKIRTRGTFYPQQMPAILGCDGAGIVEAVGAEVEKFKPGDEVYYCAGGLGKPDTGNYAEYTVVEAHLLTHKPKSLTFAEAASAPLVLITAWEALYDRARLQAGQKALIHAGAGGVGHVAIQLAKLKGAEVATTVSNQDKARLARQFGADYPIIYTQTDFVKAALDWTDSQGVDVGFDTVGGKTFFETCPAIKVYGDLVTILEPDYALGTLKVARNRNLRISFELMLSPALMGLRRALEYQAEILAQCATWIDEGKLKIHLSQTFPLAEAAQAHQQIESGSTTGKIALLIDN, via the coding sequence ATGAAAGCGATTGTCATGACTGAGTCCGGTGCCCCGGACGTGCTGCAACTACAAGATGTCCCTCAACCAAAAATTAAAAACCCCACTGAAGTTTTGATCAAACTTAAAGCGGCAGGAATCAATCCTGTTGATACTAAAATCCGCACCCGAGGAACCTTTTATCCGCAGCAAATGCCCGCGATTTTAGGCTGTGACGGGGCGGGAATTGTCGAAGCTGTAGGCGCAGAGGTAGAAAAGTTTAAACCCGGAGATGAGGTTTATTATTGTGCTGGGGGTTTGGGTAAACCCGATACCGGAAATTATGCAGAATATACAGTAGTAGAGGCACATTTACTCACTCATAAACCAAAATCATTAACTTTTGCCGAAGCCGCATCAGCGCCTTTAGTCTTGATTACAGCTTGGGAGGCGCTTTATGATCGAGCTAGACTACAGGCAGGGCAAAAGGCACTTATCCATGCTGGTGCTGGTGGTGTAGGCCATGTAGCCATTCAGTTAGCGAAACTAAAAGGCGCAGAGGTGGCTACAACCGTTAGCAATCAGGATAAAGCCAGATTAGCGCGTCAGTTTGGGGCAGATTATCCGATTATTTACACACAAACGGATTTTGTTAAGGCGGCTTTGGATTGGACTGACTCTCAAGGGGTAGATGTCGGCTTTGATACGGTGGGCGGAAAAACCTTTTTTGAGACTTGTCCAGCCATTAAGGTATATGGAGATTTAGTCACGATTTTAGAACCGGATTATGCTTTAGGAACCTTAAAAGTTGCTCGCAATCGGAATTTACGGATTAGTTTTGAATTAATGTTAAGTCCAGCTTTAATGGGGCTTCGTCGTGCCCTTGAATATCAAGCGGAAATTCTGGCTCAATGTGCTACTTGGATAGACGAAGGTAAGCTGAAAATTCATCTGAGTCAAACTTTTCCTTTAGCTGAAGCCGCACAAGCTCATCAACAAATTGAAAGCGGTTCGACAACGGGAAAAATTGCTTTATTAATTGATAATTAA
- a CDS encoding metal ABC transporter ATP-binding protein, producing MLEVEHLAVNYRGLRGLEEVSFRIEPGQLVGVIGPNGAGKSTMFKAMLGLIPMVNGQVKYCTCPLCRQLERVAYLPQRSQIDWDFPITVWNVVMMSRTRHLGWFKKPKASDDQKVKAALEQVEMLSLSSRRIGELSGGQQQRVFLARALAQEADIFLLDEPFTGVDQKTEMIMFDVFAQLKREGKILLVSIHDWGQTMTQLDRLLLLNRSLIADGTPQQVMTPENLQQAYGMNLHSPPLENWDNHLIC from the coding sequence ATGTTAGAAGTTGAGCATTTAGCCGTTAACTACCGAGGATTGCGGGGACTCGAGGAAGTTAGTTTCCGTATTGAACCGGGGCAACTGGTAGGAGTGATAGGGCCGAATGGGGCTGGTAAAAGCACGATGTTCAAAGCCATGCTAGGATTAATTCCGATGGTCAATGGTCAAGTGAAATATTGTACTTGTCCGTTGTGTCGGCAATTAGAAAGAGTGGCCTACCTACCTCAGCGTTCACAGATTGATTGGGATTTTCCCATTACCGTGTGGAATGTGGTCATGATGTCGAGAACTCGTCACCTCGGTTGGTTTAAGAAACCGAAAGCGAGTGATGATCAAAAAGTCAAAGCCGCCTTAGAACAGGTAGAAATGCTCTCGTTAAGCTCTAGACGCATCGGAGAGTTATCAGGAGGGCAGCAACAACGAGTATTTTTAGCCAGAGCTTTAGCGCAAGAGGCTGATATTTTTCTCTTAGATGAACCCTTTACTGGGGTGGATCAAAAAACAGAAATGATCATGTTCGATGTGTTTGCTCAACTCAAAAGAGAAGGAAAAATTTTGCTAGTGTCGATTCATGATTGGGGACAGACGATGACTCAATTGGATCGTCTTTTGCTGTTGAATCGCTCTCTAATTGCTGACGGAACGCCGCAGCAGGTGATGACACCAGAAAACTTACAACAAGCTTACGGAATGAATTTACATAGCCCCCCGTTAGAAAACTGGGATAATCATCTTATTTGTTAA
- a CDS encoding zinc ribbon domain-containing protein: MAKPTKTIKRELTPRKLEWLARTKVLFNQVVEFYVRVLSTHPNLLNTHSDDLYSVFERLTISNKKHPCVPYPLPWSIPAMLRRAAIKKAYGVYQSWHSHRQRWEKQKNKATLKGKKFAHRPPLLTRKYNFSVQFYKGAWKGTGVENELLLNLWTGTSWTWVKYKISGRDLPDNWKALSPTVVVKGNKPRLHIPLEKENFNYPKKLEVQTKKKDFKIVAVDLNMGDKLAVFTLLNSDGKALATKFIKGGSYLQSRRKRLLGKIAKSYSKTGIISSGHSRHKWDKIKQIQDYEAHRISRRIVDWATSQGANVIVFEHLGNLKPQKGKYSHKQNQKRAYWLKSKIFDYTKYKAFTNGIITSRVNPANTSRLCACCGEWVSRHHADEPIGNYRVGADNFTCLANPLHRGDADRNASVNIGLKFLSRYDLVSLKGKPLVERPRLVSGLYIQGKSLALSGRRVGMF; the protein is encoded by the coding sequence ATGGCTAAACCAACGAAAACAATTAAACGAGAGTTAACTCCCCGTAAACTAGAATGGCTGGCGAGGACAAAGGTCTTGTTTAATCAAGTCGTTGAATTTTATGTCCGAGTTTTATCTACTCATCCCAACTTGTTAAATACTCATTCCGACGACTTATATTCGGTTTTTGAAAGATTAACTATCAGTAATAAAAAGCATCCGTGTGTTCCTTATCCTTTGCCTTGGTCTATTCCAGCAATGTTAAGACGTGCCGCCATTAAAAAGGCTTATGGTGTTTATCAATCTTGGCATAGTCATCGACAAAGATGGGAGAAACAGAAAAACAAGGCAACTCTTAAAGGTAAAAAATTCGCTCATCGTCCTCCTTTACTTACTCGTAAATATAACTTCAGCGTACAGTTCTATAAAGGGGCTTGGAAAGGAACAGGTGTTGAGAATGAACTTCTTTTGAATTTATGGACGGGAACTTCTTGGACTTGGGTAAAGTATAAAATAAGTGGTAGAGATTTACCCGATAACTGGAAAGCTTTATCCCCTACTGTAGTTGTTAAGGGAAATAAGCCTAGGCTACATATTCCCCTTGAAAAAGAAAACTTTAACTATCCTAAAAAATTGGAGGTACAAACTAAAAAGAAAGACTTTAAAATCGTTGCAGTTGACCTGAACATGGGAGATAAATTAGCCGTTTTTACTCTTCTCAATAGCGACGGTAAGGCATTAGCTACTAAATTTATCAAAGGAGGTAGCTATCTGCAAAGCCGTAGGAAGCGATTATTAGGAAAGATAGCTAAAAGCTATTCTAAAACTGGCATTATCTCTTCGGGTCACAGTCGTCATAAATGGGACAAGATTAAGCAGATACAAGATTATGAGGCTCATCGAATCAGCCGTAGAATTGTCGATTGGGCTACAAGTCAAGGAGCTAACGTCATAGTCTTTGAACATTTGGGAAATTTAAAACCTCAAAAAGGCAAATATAGCCATAAACAAAATCAGAAAAGAGCTTATTGGTTAAAGTCAAAAATCTTTGATTACACTAAGTATAAAGCCTTTACCAATGGTATTATTACAAGTCGGGTAAATCCTGCCAATACATCAAGATTATGCGCTTGTTGTGGGGAATGGGTTAGTCGGCATCATGCCGATGAACCGATTGGTAACTACCGAGTGGGAGCCGATAATTTTACTTGTTTAGCTAACCCTCTTCATCGAGGAGATGCAGACAGAAATGCCTCGGTTAATATAGGTCTTAAATTCTTGTCCCGTTACGATTTAGTCTCTTTGAAAGGAAAGCCGTTGGTTGAAAGACCTCGGTTAGTTTCAGGATTATATATTCAGGGTAAAAGCCTCGCCCTGAGCGGGCGAAGGGTTGGAATGTTCTGA